In one Oryza glaberrima chromosome 2, OglaRS2, whole genome shotgun sequence genomic region, the following are encoded:
- the LOC127763593 gene encoding 26S proteasome non-ATPase regulatory subunit 6-like has translation MDAGGEEAKQERHLVLAHKLFLLSHPDLDDLAKVALRSDALDAVKSDGMAPLFESLAAAGVLEPDDALLAEMRARIDEEVRKLDEKIADAEENLGESEVREAHLAKSLYFMRVGEKEKALEQLKVTEGKTVAVGQKMDLVFYTLQIGLFHMDFDLISKSIDKAKNLFEEGGDWERKNRLKVYEGLYFMATRNFKKAASLFLDSISTFTTYELFPYDTFVFYTVITSIITLDRVSLKQKVVDAPEILAVIGKVPHLSEFLNSLYNCQYKSFFVAFSGMTEQIKLDRYLQPHFRYYMREVRTVVYSQFLESYKSVTMEAMAAAFGVTVDFIDQELSRFIAAGKLHCKIDKVAGVLETNRPDARNAFYQATIKQGDFLLNRIQKLSRVIDL, from the exons atggacgccggcggcgaggaggcgaagCAGGAGCGCCACCTGGTGCTGGCCCACaagctcttcctcctctcccaccccgACCTCGACGACCTCGCCAAGGTCGCCCTCCGCTCCGACGCCCTCGACGCCGTCAAGTCCGATGGCATGGCGCCGCTGTTCGAGTCGCTGGCCGCCGCGGGCGTCCTGGAGCCGGACGACGCGCTGCTCGCCGAGATGCGCGCGCGGATCGACGAGGAGGTCCGCAAGCTCGACGAGAA AATTGCTGATGCTGAAGAGAATTTGGGTGAGAGCGAAGTGCGTGAGGCCCATCTGGCGAAATCCTTGTACTTCATGAGGGTTGGAGAGAAG GAAAAAGCACTGGAGCAGCTTAAAGTTACTGAAGGGAAAACTGTAGCTGTTGGCCAGAAAATGGATCTTGTGTTCTACACTTTGCAAATAGGCCTTTTCCACATGGACTTTGATCTCATCTCAAAATCCATTGACAAGGCAAAGAA CCTGTTTGAGGAAGGAGGCGACTGGGAGAGAAAGAACCGATTGAAAGTATATGAAGGCCTATACTTCATGGCAACGAGAAACTTCAAGAAAGCTGCCAGCTTATTTTTAGATTCCATCTCAACTTTCACAACTTATGAGTTGTTTCCATATGACACTTTTGTCTTCTATACAGTCATCACAAGCATAATCACATTGGATCGTGTATCTCTAAAACAAAAG GTGGTAGATGCGCCAGAAATTTTGGCAGTGATTGGCAAAGTACCTCATCTATCTGAGTTTCTGAACTCCCTTTACAATTGCCAGTACAAGTCATTTTTTGTTGCATTCT CTGGTATGACGGAGCAGATTAAGTTGGATCGCTATCTTCAGCCTCATTTCCGCTACTATATGAGGGAAGTGCGGACCGTTGTCTATTCACAGTTTTTGGAGTCATACAAGAGTGTGACAATGGAAGCGATGGCCGCAGCATTTGGTGTGACTGTTGATTTCATAGACCA GGAATTGTCGCGGTTCATTGCAGCTGGGAAGCTTCACTGCAAGATCGATAAGGTTGCTGGTGTTCTGGAGACAAACCGACCTGACGCTAGGAATGCCTTCTACCAAGCGACCATCAAGCAAGGGGACTTCTTGCTGAACCGCATCCAGAAACTGTCACGAGTCATTGACTTGTAA
- the LOC127763098 gene encoding probable protein phosphatase 2C 20 isoform X1 encodes MHISQHDLFAALFRDLQKSRALESVDHNSYQGQASSSSSRNETTPASALCEVGGVGGGAAVRKRQLAAVARRERPMRREEETEARLWAPHVSCGMCITDTTAIVANAMWVMQGERRRARAPWGPPDTGGALLERWISRERRSDGRDASGSAKQRSAMGNSLPVESKFTDEKENDRIKYVVSSMQGWGEKMEDAHAAILNLDDTMTSFFGVYDGHGGAEVASYCAKRFHIELCNHEDYDSNLSNAMRSAFYSMDEDLQLSDAWRELVIPRNNGWMYFIKAGVCANLSPFPQATYTAPSYEGSTACVVVIRGDQLIVGHAGDSRCVLSRNGQASALSVDHKPDSESERERVQNAGGVAVGYSYRKIMGRWVTKKQWGFTDFKGRVSISRSIGDFACKKNERLPPEDQMLTCNPDILTMDITDDMEFLVIATEGLWCNMTNQNVVDHTHDRLLEGAEARVICEELVQFGLPSGDNTTVILVLFKPGAFPAVPPVDTDTDTDSHIDDDVDPTGSNNATASDNNDPANEVDPTANAGSDDSNTGDEVKVDATATAVGSSSTTAVAADEGTGNPPHGALVDTDDEDGLTYSQDMDLPPASTSPPTFPDEDDLPRSNPDKSPPHVSILFRV; translated from the exons GCCAACATGACCTGTTTGCAGCTCTATTCCGAGATCTTCAGAAATCACGAGCACTGGAATCGGTGGATCACAATTCATACCAAGGCcaggccagcagcagcagcagcag GAACGAAACCACTCCGGCTTCTGCACTATGTGAGGTTGGTGGcgtgggtggcggcgcggctgtCAGGAAGCGGCagctcgcggcggtggcgcggagaGAGAGGCCTATGCGTCGAGAAGAAGAGACAGAAGCGAGactgtgggccccacatgtcagctgtgGGATGTGCATAACGGACACCACAGCTATAGTTGCAAATGCAATGTGGGTCATGCagggcgagaggaggagggcgcgtgCTCCGTGGGGACCACCAGACACGGGCGGTGCACTCCTCGAGCGTTGGATCAGCCGGGAGAGACGATCCGACGGCCGAGATGCGTCCGGTTCAG CAAAACAAAGGTCTGCTATGGGTAACAGCCTTCCTGTAGAATCAAAGTTCACTGATGAAAAAGAGAATGACAGAATTAAGTATGTTGTGTCGTCTATGCAAGGATGGGGTGAGAAAATGGAAGATGCT CATGCAGCTATTCTAAATCTTGATGATACCATGACGTCATTCTTTGGCGTTTATGATGGCCATGGAG GAGCTGAAGTAGCATCATATTGTGCAAAACGATTTCATATTGAGCTTTGCAATCATGAAGACTACGACAGCAATCTAAGTAATGCGATGAGGAGTGCGTTTTACAG CATGGATGAGGACCTGCAACTGTCCGATGCTTGGAGGGAgttagttattcctcgtaataATGGATGGATGTATTTTATCAAGGCTGGTGTCTGTGCTAACCTTTCGCCTTTCCCGCAG gCAACATATACTGCGCCATCATATGAAGGGAGCACAGCATGTGTGGTTGTCATCAGAGGTGACCAATTGATTGTTGGGCATGCTGGTGATTCTCGTTGTGTACTCTCAAGAAATGGTCAG GCCAGTGCATTATCCGTCGATCATAAACCAGACAGTGAGTCTGAAAGAGAGAGAGTTCAGAATGCAGGAGGAGTAGCTGTTGGGTATAGTTATCGTAAAATAATGGGGAGgtgggtaaccaagaaacaatggGGCTTCACTGATTTTAAGGGAAGAGTATCAATCTCAAGATCAATTG GGGACTTCGCTTGCAAGAAGAACGAACGTTTACCTCCTGAAGATCAAATGCTGACATGTAATCCGGACATCCTGACT ATGGACATAACTGATGACATGGAGTTTCTTGTGATAGCAACTGAAGGCCTCTG GTGCAACATGACAAATCAAAATGTGGTTGATCACACACATGACCGTCTTTTG GAGGGTGCAGAAGCGCGTGTCATCTGTGAGGAGCTTGTTCAGTTTGGCTTGCCATCGGGCGACAACACGACCGTCATCCTGGTTCTGTTCAAGCCCGGCGCCTTCCCTGCTGTACCGCCGGTCGACACCGACACTGACACTGACAGCCACATTGACGATGATGTCGACCCCACCGGCAGCAACAATGCCACCGCGTCCGACAACAACGACCCCGCCAACGAGGTTGATCCCACTGCCAATGCCGGGTCTGACGACAGCAacaccggcgacgaggtcaAGGTCGACGCCACTGCCACTGCCGTCGGCAGCAGCAGTACCACTGCCGTGGCTGCTGACGAGGGCACTGGCAATCCTCCTCATGGCGCACTAGTTGacaccgacgacgaggacgggcTGACCTACTCCCAGGACATGGACTTACCCCCGGCGTCGACGTCCCCCCCAACCTTCCCGGACGAGGACGACCTCCCCCGGTCTAACCCGGACAAGTCCCCCCCGCACGTATCAATCTTATTCAGAGTTTGA
- the LOC127763098 gene encoding probable protein phosphatase 2C 20 isoform X2, with the protein MRREEETEARLWAPHVSCGMCITDTTAIVANAMWVMQGERRRARAPWGPPDTGGALLERWISRERRSDGRDASGSAKQRSAMGNSLPVESKFTDEKENDRIKYVVSSMQGWGEKMEDAHAAILNLDDTMTSFFGVYDGHGGAEVASYCAKRFHIELCNHEDYDSNLSNAMRSAFYSMDEDLQLSDAWRELVIPRNNGWMYFIKAGVCANLSPFPQATYTAPSYEGSTACVVVIRGDQLIVGHAGDSRCVLSRNGQASALSVDHKPDSESERERVQNAGGVAVGYSYRKIMGRWVTKKQWGFTDFKGRVSISRSIGDFACKKNERLPPEDQMLTCNPDILTMDITDDMEFLVIATEGLWCNMTNQNVVDHTHDRLLEGAEARVICEELVQFGLPSGDNTTVILVLFKPGAFPAVPPVDTDTDTDSHIDDDVDPTGSNNATASDNNDPANEVDPTANAGSDDSNTGDEVKVDATATAVGSSSTTAVAADEGTGNPPHGALVDTDDEDGLTYSQDMDLPPASTSPPTFPDEDDLPRSNPDKSPPHVSILFRV; encoded by the exons ATGCGTCGAGAAGAAGAGACAGAAGCGAGactgtgggccccacatgtcagctgtgGGATGTGCATAACGGACACCACAGCTATAGTTGCAAATGCAATGTGGGTCATGCagggcgagaggaggagggcgcgtgCTCCGTGGGGACCACCAGACACGGGCGGTGCACTCCTCGAGCGTTGGATCAGCCGGGAGAGACGATCCGACGGCCGAGATGCGTCCGGTTCAG CAAAACAAAGGTCTGCTATGGGTAACAGCCTTCCTGTAGAATCAAAGTTCACTGATGAAAAAGAGAATGACAGAATTAAGTATGTTGTGTCGTCTATGCAAGGATGGGGTGAGAAAATGGAAGATGCT CATGCAGCTATTCTAAATCTTGATGATACCATGACGTCATTCTTTGGCGTTTATGATGGCCATGGAG GAGCTGAAGTAGCATCATATTGTGCAAAACGATTTCATATTGAGCTTTGCAATCATGAAGACTACGACAGCAATCTAAGTAATGCGATGAGGAGTGCGTTTTACAG CATGGATGAGGACCTGCAACTGTCCGATGCTTGGAGGGAgttagttattcctcgtaataATGGATGGATGTATTTTATCAAGGCTGGTGTCTGTGCTAACCTTTCGCCTTTCCCGCAG gCAACATATACTGCGCCATCATATGAAGGGAGCACAGCATGTGTGGTTGTCATCAGAGGTGACCAATTGATTGTTGGGCATGCTGGTGATTCTCGTTGTGTACTCTCAAGAAATGGTCAG GCCAGTGCATTATCCGTCGATCATAAACCAGACAGTGAGTCTGAAAGAGAGAGAGTTCAGAATGCAGGAGGAGTAGCTGTTGGGTATAGTTATCGTAAAATAATGGGGAGgtgggtaaccaagaaacaatggGGCTTCACTGATTTTAAGGGAAGAGTATCAATCTCAAGATCAATTG GGGACTTCGCTTGCAAGAAGAACGAACGTTTACCTCCTGAAGATCAAATGCTGACATGTAATCCGGACATCCTGACT ATGGACATAACTGATGACATGGAGTTTCTTGTGATAGCAACTGAAGGCCTCTG GTGCAACATGACAAATCAAAATGTGGTTGATCACACACATGACCGTCTTTTG GAGGGTGCAGAAGCGCGTGTCATCTGTGAGGAGCTTGTTCAGTTTGGCTTGCCATCGGGCGACAACACGACCGTCATCCTGGTTCTGTTCAAGCCCGGCGCCTTCCCTGCTGTACCGCCGGTCGACACCGACACTGACACTGACAGCCACATTGACGATGATGTCGACCCCACCGGCAGCAACAATGCCACCGCGTCCGACAACAACGACCCCGCCAACGAGGTTGATCCCACTGCCAATGCCGGGTCTGACGACAGCAacaccggcgacgaggtcaAGGTCGACGCCACTGCCACTGCCGTCGGCAGCAGCAGTACCACTGCCGTGGCTGCTGACGAGGGCACTGGCAATCCTCCTCATGGCGCACTAGTTGacaccgacgacgaggacgggcTGACCTACTCCCAGGACATGGACTTACCCCCGGCGTCGACGTCCCCCCCAACCTTCCCGGACGAGGACGACCTCCCCCGGTCTAACCCGGACAAGTCCCCCCCGCACGTATCAATCTTATTCAGAGTTTGA